Part of the Paenibacillus aurantius genome, CAACCGGCTGACTGTCAACCTGGATCTTCAGGGGCAGGAAGCCAACAGCCTGATCGGCCGCAGCATCTATGTGGAGAATGACGGCAAAAGAAACGCGGTATACCAGATCAAGGGGATAGCACCTGCAGCGGACGGCCAATGGGAGCTGCAGCTCGGGGACATCACCCTGGTTCGCTCCTACGCCGATGATAAGGATCTTTCCAAAGGCTTTATCTATGATGTTGCGGCCGGAGCCGCCTTTACCATTCCGCTCTCCCGGCAGCAGCTTTACCTGTCGGATGTTCGGATTGCCGGGCCTGCCTCCGACATGCAGAAGAACGAAACCTTTGACCTGGAGATTCAGGGCTTGTATCCGGACGGAACCCGGGCGGATCTGTCCCAGACGAATTTCCAGTACCTCATTGACCACGAGAACATTGCGAACGTGAACGGAACGAACCGCCTTAAGGCTCATAATACGGGTACCATGTCCCTGTCGACTTCCGTTGAGGTTAACGGAATCAAGAGAACCGGCAGCCTGACCGTCAAGGTTAAGTAATTCTGTCTGCAACTATCACAAAAAAGAAGCCTCCCGCCTGCTCAAGTCAGCAGGCGGGGGGCTTCTTTTGGTCTATCACGCGGCGGTACAAAGTCTATTTCACCCCAATGTTGGGATTTCACCGGCGTTAGATCGGCTGGGATTGTATCCTTCCGGCTTCCAGTGATTTGCGTCGGGCAGCGGGAAGGGCCACCACACGGGGAGCCCCGCCCGGCCCGCCGATGGCCGGCCCCTCTGCCGCTTGGGAACGCTGCCACATGGTCACCGAACGGTACAGACTGCGGGCAATGAGGTCCGCCATTCCCATGACAAGATGCAGCCTCGTGTTCTGCAGCACGGCATGCTGCAGGAAGCCACCCACGTTCACCACGCCGGTCACGTGCATGTCTCCCACCGGAGGAAGCTCTTTGTTGACCCCGGCGCCCGGGCGGACCGGCCCCTCCCCCACCTCTATGCTGCCAACACTGGAAGCCAGTCCCAGACAAGCATCTATCCCGATGACATAGGGGTTTCGGACCGTTTCCTGAATAACCGACAGCGTTTCATACAGGTTAATGGCATGAACCGGCCGCTCCAGTGTTCCGAACAAGTCGAAATGAGGGGAACGGTATTTCAGTAGGGTCGTTCCCACCAGCGGTCCGAGTGAATCGCCAGTGCACCGGTCGGTCCCCACGCAGACCAGCACAATTCTTCTGCCGGGAGGAAGCTCAGACAGAAAGCCGCTTATTCCCCGCACCAGCTGGACGCAGGCCGTCGGGTCGGTAAAGGGGACCTTTACCTGATGCTCTACAACAGGAACAGGTTTCATTAGGGTTCCTCCGCGTTTCAGAATGGGGCCCGCCTGGGCAGGCTGGATGTTACCAGTTTTTAACCCAATCCTCCCCCGCTAGAAACAGAGCCGCCGTTGAATAGCTTCCCATTCAG contains:
- the yyaC gene encoding spore protease YyaC, with translation MKPVPVVEHQVKVPFTDPTACVQLVRGISGFLSELPPGRRIVLVCVGTDRCTGDSLGPLVGTTLLKYRSPHFDLFGTLERPVHAINLYETLSVIQETVRNPYVIGIDACLGLASSVGSIEVGEGPVRPGAGVNKELPPVGDMHVTGVVNVGGFLQHAVLQNTRLHLVMGMADLIARSLYRSVTMWQRSQAAEGPAIGGPGGAPRVVALPAARRKSLEAGRIQSQPI